One Salmo trutta chromosome 12, fSalTru1.1, whole genome shotgun sequence genomic region harbors:
- the LOC115204135 gene encoding zinc finger protein Gfi-1b isoform X2 produces MAELPAYYIPSYTWDSVPVPYDLCPMGFPPSLLQHSSSLFRAKVSHSPEPQQPLDCSTHYYPTSGTYHCITCDKVFSTPHGLEVHVRRSHSGTRPFGCSICRKTFGHAVSLEQHMNVHSQERSFECKMCGKTFKRSSTLSTHLLIHSDTRPYPCQYCGKRFHQKSDMKKHTYIHTGEKPHKCQVCGKAFSQSSNLITHSRKHTGFKPFGCEICVKGFQRKVDLRRHHESQHGLK; encoded by the exons ATGGCAGAGCTCCCTGCATACTACATTCCCTCCTACACCTGGGACTCTGTACCTGTGCCCTATGACCTTTGTCCGATGGgcttccccccctccctcctgcagcactccagcagcCTGTTTCGGGCTAAAGTCAGCCACAGCCCTGAGCCCCAGCAACCTCTGGACTGCAGCACACACTACTACCCCACCTCGGGAACTTATCACTGCATCACCTGTGACAAG GTGTTCTCAACCCCTCATGGTTTGGAGGTGCATGTCAGACGCTCCCACAGTGGGACCAGACCATTCGGTTGCAGCATCTGCAGGAAAACCTTTGGCCATGCTGTCAGTCTGGAGCAACACATGAACGTTCACTCACAG GAAAGAAGTTTTGAATGCAAGATGTGTGGAAAGACATTCAAGcgctcctccaccctctccacccaTCTACTCATCCACTCCGACACCAGGCCCTACCCCTGTCAGTACTGTGGAAAGAGGTTCCACCAGAAGTCGGACATGAAGAAACACACCTACATCCACACAG GTGAGAAGCCCCACAAATGCCAGGTGTGTGGCAAGGCGTTCAGCCAGAGCTCCAACCTCATCACACACAGTCGTAAACACACAGGCTTCAAGCCCTTCGGCTGTGAGATCTGTGTCAAGGGCTTCCAACGCAAGGTGGACCTCCGCAGACACCACGAGAGCCAGCATGGCCTGAAGTGA
- the LOC115204135 gene encoding zinc finger protein Gfi-1b isoform X1: MPRSFLVKNKRCTRDPVFTEPKRPESPVRPQSLGQPTHPDPYSYMKNEQEPERPVPFHPDPTGHSVTPALPPYYLSEANMAELPAYYIPSYTWDSVPVPYDLCPMGFPPSLLQHSSSLFRAKVSHSPEPQQPLDCSTHYYPTSGTYHCITCDKVFSTPHGLEVHVRRSHSGTRPFGCSICRKTFGHAVSLEQHMNVHSQERSFECKMCGKTFKRSSTLSTHLLIHSDTRPYPCQYCGKRFHQKSDMKKHTYIHTGEKPHKCQVCGKAFSQSSNLITHSRKHTGFKPFGCEICVKGFQRKVDLRRHHESQHGLK; the protein is encoded by the exons ATGCCACGATCCTTTTTGGTGAAAAACAAGAGGTGCACAAGGGACCCTGTATTTACAG AACCAAAGAGGCCAGAGTCTCCAGTCAGGCCTCAGTCACTGGGTCAGCCCACTCATCCTGACCCCTATTCTTACATGAAAAATGAACAGGAGCCTGAACGGCCAGTCCCCTTTCACCCTGACCCAACAGGACACTCTGTTACCCCTGCTCTACCACCATACTACTTATCAG AGGCTAACATGGCAGAGCTCCCTGCATACTACATTCCCTCCTACACCTGGGACTCTGTACCTGTGCCCTATGACCTTTGTCCGATGGgcttccccccctccctcctgcagcactccagcagcCTGTTTCGGGCTAAAGTCAGCCACAGCCCTGAGCCCCAGCAACCTCTGGACTGCAGCACACACTACTACCCCACCTCGGGAACTTATCACTGCATCACCTGTGACAAG GTGTTCTCAACCCCTCATGGTTTGGAGGTGCATGTCAGACGCTCCCACAGTGGGACCAGACCATTCGGTTGCAGCATCTGCAGGAAAACCTTTGGCCATGCTGTCAGTCTGGAGCAACACATGAACGTTCACTCACAG GAAAGAAGTTTTGAATGCAAGATGTGTGGAAAGACATTCAAGcgctcctccaccctctccacccaTCTACTCATCCACTCCGACACCAGGCCCTACCCCTGTCAGTACTGTGGAAAGAGGTTCCACCAGAAGTCGGACATGAAGAAACACACCTACATCCACACAG GTGAGAAGCCCCACAAATGCCAGGTGTGTGGCAAGGCGTTCAGCCAGAGCTCCAACCTCATCACACACAGTCGTAAACACACAGGCTTCAAGCCCTTCGGCTGTGAGATCTGTGTCAAGGGCTTCCAACGCAAGGTGGACCTCCGCAGACACCACGAGAGCCAGCATGGCCTGAAGTGA
- the gtf3c5 gene encoding general transcription factor 3C polypeptide 5: MAASGLDDLNFTMKEITGTRQSVSGSTSDETFTASVVPESSSTLSLSEDNKLVCVEYPGIISNVDKMLESIGGIQGMSKTYADPSRRLELRFRPQDPFCHPVCGNRYPSTNLLLRMKRRVRKGNPKEAQINMDILGVIGTTYKFQGMADFQYLAVHSAKDGSHTSLYDKIILRKPENNEFFEQPVPLFLPPPIFSRLDCAVDYNYRPEIQHKEGHCPPTVSRDNLIGLSRARRPHNAIFFTFNDQNIPTEPLEAAKVNWKRVCVHPSDIKAEEQLKEMFESRPIWSGYAVKANLDLHPDKLKLLLPIVAYYMVTGPWRSLWVRFGYDPCKTPEAKKYQVLDFRIRCSTKHGYTINDMPVKAKRSTFNYTLPITLNKAVPQAANVTDLPPEGPASGRSANITRYQLKDSSYIFRDGTLPPHRQMFYQLCDLDVESIRNVISRNDGQEEECDERDGWCLSHTSDDLRDIMSSMIKQVIRAKRPAPYSSGPESSITRRKTPESGEDDEEENEEDEFHPSEGSDNEMQTEMLDYM, from the exons ATGGCAGCATCGGGGTTGGACGATTTGAATTTTACAATGAAAGAGATAACCGGCACGCGCCAGTCTGTCTCGGGCAGCACAAGCGATGAGACGTTCACTGCCAGTGTTGTGCCTGAGAGTTCGTCGACTCTTTCCCTATCAGAGGACAATAAACTCGTCTGTGTGGAATATCCAGGTATTATCTCCAATGTGGACAAGATGCTGGAAAGTATTGGGGGTATACAAGGGATGTCCAAG ACCTATGCTGACCCCAGCAGACGGTTGGAACTTCGCTTTCGTCCCCAGGACCCGTTCTGTCACCCTGTCTGTGGAAACCGTTACCCCTCCACCAACCTGCTGCTGCGCATGAAAAGGAGGGTGCGTAAAGGCAACCCCAAGGAAGCCCAAATCAACATGGACATCCTGGGTGTCATCGGGACGACATACAAATTCCAAG GGATGGCAGACTTCCAGTATCTTGCAGTGCATTCAGCAAAGGACGGCTCACACACATCCCTCTACGATAAGATAATCTTGCGTAAACCAGAGAATAATGAGTTCTTTGAGCAGCCTGTGCCCCTCTTCCTTCCTCCACCCATCTTCTCTCGCCTGGACTGTGCTGTGGACTATAACTACCGACCTGAAATCCAACACAA AGAAGGCCATTGTCCCCCAACAGTCTCCAGGGATAATCTGATTGGTTTGAGTCGAGCCCGCCGGCCTCATAATGCCATCTTCTTCACTTTTAACGACCAGAACATACCCACGGAGCCCCTGGAGGCTGCCAAGGTCAACTGGAAGAGAGTGTGTGTTCACCCCAGTGACATAAAGGCAGAGGAACAACTGAAGGAG ATGTTTGAGAGCCGGCCCATCTGGTCCGGGTACGCGGTCAAGGCCAACCTGGATCTACACCCTGATAAACTGAAGCTGCTGCTCCCTATCGTGGCCTACTATATG GTGACAGGGCCTTGGAGGAGCCTCTGGGTGAGATTTGGCTACGACCCTTGCAAGACACCAGAGGCCAAGAAATACCAGGTGCTGGACTTCAGGATCCGCTGCAGTACCAAGCACG GATATACTATAAATGACATGCCAGTGAAGGCCAAGAGGAGCACTTTCAACTATACCCTGCCAATCACACTTAACAAAGCAG TGCCCCAGGCTGCTAATGTGACAGATTTACCCCCTGAGGGCCCTGCTAGTGGGCGTAGTGCTAATATAACCAGGTACCAGCTCAAG GATTCCTCATACATATTCCGAGATGGGACCCTGCCCCCCCACAGGCAGATGTTCTACCAGCTCTGTGATCTGGATGTGGAGAG CATAAGGAACGTGATCAGTCGGAACGATGGCCAGGAGGAGGAGTGTGACGAGAGGGATGGCTGGTGTCTGTCCCACACCTCTGATGACCTCCGAGATATCATGTCCTCCATGATCAAGCAGGTTATCCGTGCCAAGAGGCCAG CTCCATACTCTTCTGGACCTGAGAGTTCTATTACCAGGCGAAAGACCCCAGAAAGTGGagaggatgatgaagaggagaaTGAGGAAGATGAGTTTCATCCCTCAGAGGGGAGTGACAATGAGATGCAGACAGAGATGCTGGATTATATGTGA